The region CAATCATTCTATCGGAGACACCATTAAGATAACTTACTATCGTAACGGTAAAGAAGAAACTACATCTATTAAACTTGACAAGAGTTCAGGTGATTTAGAATCTTAATTGACATCTATGTAAAGAAAGCTTTACATAAGAGAAAAGATGTGTTAGTGTAGAATCATGGAAAAATTTGAAATGATTTCTATCACAGATATACAAAAAAATCCCTATCAACCTCGAAAAGAATTTGATGGAGAAAAACTACATGAACTAGCACAGTCTATCAAAGAAAATGGGGTCATTCAACCGATTATTGTTCGTCAATCTCCTGTTATTGGTTATGAAATCCTTGCAGGAGAGAGACGCTATCGGGCTTCACTTTTAGCTGGTCTAAGGTCTATCCCAGCTGTTGTTAAACAACTCTCAGACCAAGAGATGATGATCCAGTCTATCATTGAAAATTTACAGAGGGAAAATTTAAATCCAATAGAAGAAGCACGCGCCTATGAATCTCTTGTAGAGAAAGGATTTACCCATGCTGAAATTGCAGATAAAATGGGCAAGTCTCGTCCTTATATCAGCAACTCTATTCGCTTGCTGTCCTTGCCAGAACAGATCCTCTCAGAAGTAGAAAAAGGCAAACTATCACAAGCACATGCGCGTTCGCTAGTTGGATTAAATAAGGAACAACAAGACCATTTCTTTCAACGAATCATCGAGGAAGACATTTCTGTAAGGAAATTAGAATCTCTTCTGACAGAGAAAAAACAAAAGAAACAGCAAAAAAATAATCATTTCATACAAAATGAA is a window of Streptococcus mitis DNA encoding:
- a CDS encoding ParB/RepB/Spo0J family partition protein; the protein is MEKFEMISITDIQKNPYQPRKEFDGEKLHELAQSIKENGVIQPIIVRQSPVIGYEILAGERRYRASLLAGLRSIPAVVKQLSDQEMMIQSIIENLQRENLNPIEEARAYESLVEKGFTHAEIADKMGKSRPYISNSIRLLSLPEQILSEVEKGKLSQAHARSLVGLNKEQQDHFFQRIIEEDISVRKLESLLTEKKQKKQQKNNHFIQNEEEQLKKLLGLDVKIKMSKKDSGKIIIAFSNQEEYSRIINSLK